The following proteins come from a genomic window of Plectropomus leopardus isolate mb chromosome 11, YSFRI_Pleo_2.0, whole genome shotgun sequence:
- the rab3il1 gene encoding guanine nucleotide exchange factor for Rab-3A, with product MDAFEGIHSVQISSSPPSSKSSSPGYEVLKAGRSGIAVYSSTVFFGTSDVLGQPAARHKCSRETKEEGCVVGRLVDLDPEPNSRVEGGGQDGPTSGKDHGDLSRLRSSSLEIREKEIREKGSEILREQLDAAKRELKLKDKECERLSQVRNQLEQELEELTASLFEEAHKMVHEANVKQAAAEKQLKEAQGKIDVLQAEVTALKTLVLTSTPSSPNRQLHPQLQTSGTRGAHKHVGGHVRNKSASGGFPSPPGKPEPSSVSIQPATKEDREMDSVLYAEFLMWKENPSVERSSAFLSRIYREDIGPCLSFTRSELSQLVQSAVENNSLTIEPVAMSALPMVKASAIECGGPNGFRAAIETKCALSGMSRLCRHRIKLGDKGSYYYISPSSRARITAVCNFFTYIRYIQQGLVRHDAEQMFWEVMRLRREMTVAKLGFYLTDQG from the exons ATGGATGCTTTTGAGGGAATTCACAGCGTCCAGATTTCCTCCTCTCCACCGTCTTCCAAATCATCCAGCCCTGGATATGAAGTCCTCAAAGCAGGGAGATCTGGAATAGCAGTATATTCCTCTACAGTGTTTTTTGGCACATCTGATGTCCTGGGACAGCCGGCTGCCAGACACAAGTGCAGCAGGGAAACTAAGGAGGAAGGCTGTGTTGTTGGACG GTTGGTAGATCTGGATCCAGAGCCAAACTCCAGAGTGGAGGGAGGAGGCCAAGACGGGCCCACCTCGGGCAAGGACCATGGCGACCTCTCCCGGCTTCGTAGCTCCTCGCTGGAGATCCGAGAAAAAGAAATTCGAGAAAAGGGCTCGGAGATCCTCAGGGAACAGCTGGATGCTGCAAAGAGG GAACTGAAACTAAAGGACAAAGAGTGTGAGCGTCTGTCGCAGGTCAGGAATCAGCTggagcaggagctggaggagctcACTGCCAGTCTGTTTGAG GAAGCTCACAAGATGGTGCATGAAGCGAACGTCAAACAAGCAGCAGCGGAGAAACAGCTGAAGGAGGCTCAGGGAAAG ATTGATGTTCTGCAGGCAGAGGTGACGGCGCTCAAGACGCTGGTGTTGACATCAACACCTTCTTCACCAAACCGCCAGCTGCATCCACAGCTGCAGACTTCAGGAACCAGGGGAGCGCACAAACATGTCGGGGGCCACGTCCGCAACAAGAGTGCCAGCGGTGGCTTTCCATCCCCACCTGGAAAACCAGAGCCCTCCTCGGTTTCCATTCAGCCTGCGACCAAAGAGGACCGAGAG atGGACTCCGTTCTGTATGCAGAGTTTTTGATGTGGAAGGAGAATCCGAGTGTAGAGCGCTCCTCCGCCTTCTTGAGTCGCATCTACAGAGAAGACATCGGGCCCTGCCTCTCCTTCACAAGATCTGAG CTGTCGCAGCTGGTGCAGAGCGCAGTGGAAAACAACTCTTTGACTATCGAGCCTGTGGCCATGTCAGCGTTACCAATGGTTAAAGCCTCGGCTATCGAGTGTGGTGGCCCAAA tggcTTTAGGGCAGCAATAGAGAC AAAATGCGCATTAAGCGGCATGTCACGCCTCTGCAGGCATCGCATTAAACTTGGTGACAAGGGGAGCTACTATTACATCTCTCCTTCCAGCCGAGCACGG aTCACAGCTGTTTGCAACTTTTTTACTTACATCCGCTACATCCAGCAGGGCCTGGTGAGACACGATG CGGAGCAGATGTTCTGGGAGGTGATGCGTCTGCGCAGAGAGATGACTGTGGCCAAGTTAGGCTTCTACCTCACTGACCAGGGCTAG